A single Arcobacter sp. FWKO B DNA region contains:
- a CDS encoding 1-aminocyclopropane-1-carboxylate deaminase/D-cysteine desulfhydrase, producing MNSIKLNTPIQKITFRDLDIFLKRDDLINEDFSGNKARKFYYYLANEFPHIKKLVSYGSNQSNAMYSMSVLSRLKGWEFEYYCDHISSYLLENPSGNYKASLANGAKIINLNGTSRPELKTTNEVLYIPEGGYAQESKYGIKILAEEINSWISTQKNKDFKIFLPSGTGTTALFLQEYLMYPVYTCACVGDSAYLKKEFFGLNQDETKHPIILETSKKYHFGNLYKNLYELWVELKAKTMIEFDLLYDPVGFDTLLLNLNEFENSQIIYIHQGGLIGNITMKQRYERKYTK from the coding sequence ATGAATTCAATTAAACTAAACACACCAATTCAAAAGATTACATTTCGTGATTTAGATATTTTTCTAAAACGGGATGATTTGATAAATGAAGACTTTAGTGGTAATAAGGCTAGAAAATTTTACTATTACTTAGCAAATGAATTTCCACATATAAAAAAACTTGTAAGTTATGGCTCAAACCAGTCAAATGCTATGTATTCTATGAGCGTATTATCTAGACTAAAGGGGTGGGAGTTTGAATATTATTGTGACCATATATCATCTTATTTGCTTGAAAATCCAAGTGGTAATTATAAAGCATCTTTAGCAAATGGTGCAAAAATTATAAATCTAAATGGCACTTCAAGACCAGAATTAAAAACAACTAATGAAGTTTTGTATATTCCTGAAGGGGGGTATGCTCAAGAGTCAAAATATGGAATCAAAATTTTGGCTGAAGAGATAAATAGTTGGATATCAACACAAAAAAATAAAGACTTTAAAATATTTTTACCAAGTGGTACTGGTACTACGGCATTATTTTTGCAAGAATATTTAATGTATCCTGTATATACTTGTGCATGTGTAGGTGATAGTGCATATTTGAAAAAAGAGTTTTTTGGATTAAATCAAGATGAAACAAAACATCCCATTATTTTAGAAACTTCCAAAAAGTATCATTTTGGTAATCTTTATAAAAACTTATATGAGCTTTGGGTTGAATTAAAAGCAAAAACTATGATAGAATTTGACTTATTGTATGATCCAGTAGGTTTTGATACTTTATTATTAAACCTAAATGAATTTGAAAACAGTCAAATAATTTATATACACCAAGGTGGCTTGATAGGTAATATTACTATGAAGCAACGGTACGAAAGAAAGTATACAAAATAA
- a CDS encoding MotA/TolQ/ExbB proton channel family protein: MDLLAYIDRGGAIAYFLLILNIIGFSVIIWKAIVLYISKSNTKALALDILDTLKTSSQEPTIQNIESKINTKIQKIEFGLNSIKIIATISPLIGLLGTVIGILAAFDAISVAGLGDPSIFSSGISVALITTITGLIVAIPHYIAYNYFIGVLDSIEIHLKEEILARI, encoded by the coding sequence ATGGATTTATTAGCATACATAGATAGAGGTGGAGCAATTGCATACTTTTTGCTCATTTTAAATATTATTGGATTTAGTGTAATCATTTGGAAAGCTATAGTTTTATATATCTCAAAATCAAATACAAAAGCTTTGGCTTTGGATATTTTAGATACATTAAAGACATCAAGTCAAGAGCCAACTATACAAAATATTGAATCAAAAATAAATACAAAAATACAAAAAATAGAGTTTGGATTAAATAGTATAAAAATTATAGCTACTATTTCTCCTCTAATAGGACTTTTAGGGACTGTTATTGGTATTTTAGCTGCATTTGATGCAATAAGTGTTGCTGGACTTGGAGATCCTAGTATATTTTCAAGTGGTATTTCAGTTGCTCTTATTACTACAATTACTGGTCTTATAGTTGCTATTCCTCATTATATAGCTTACAACTATTTTATAGGTGTTTTAGATAGTATTGAAATACACCTAAAAGAAGAGATTTTAGCTAGAATATAA
- a CDS encoding ExbD/TolR family protein, whose product MKRREPINPDITPLVDVVFILLIFFIVSTVFKKDELALMLDLPSATESTTKVEQNQIFLELGINDIAFRGQKTDFESLKNDLALIQDKSQPTILRIDKDVPYERVVKVLDILQSMEFYNLALVTSD is encoded by the coding sequence ATGAAAAGAAGAGAACCTATAAATCCAGATATTACACCACTTGTTGATGTGGTGTTTATATTACTGATATTTTTTATTGTTAGTACTGTATTTAAAAAGGATGAATTAGCCCTAATGCTAGATCTTCCAAGTGCAACAGAATCTACAACAAAAGTAGAACAAAACCAGATATTTTTAGAACTAGGTATTAATGATATAGCCTTTAGAGGTCAAAAAACAGATTTTGAGTCTTTAAAAAATGACCTGGCACTAATACAAGACAAATCTCAACCTACTATTTTGAGAATAGATAAAGATGTACCATATGAAAGAGTAGTTAAAGTATTAGATATATTACAATCTATGGAGTTTTATAATCTTGCTCTTGTAACAAGTGATTAA